Within the Vigna angularis cultivar LongXiaoDou No.4 chromosome 10, ASM1680809v1, whole genome shotgun sequence genome, the region AGTACAATAATTTCATAAGttatatgaataatttgttTCTAGTATTTACAGGACCATCCTAGGTTTAGCTAGCTATGCCCTGATCCTTATTATATACACATGCATGTATAATTCATTTACTGTATAAGTTCAAATATAACTAATATCTATGAACTATACCTTTCAGATCTGATATTGGTTACAATCCTTGTTGATAACACTTGAGCCACTGCATCACTAGTTCATAGTCCTCTTCTAAGGTACAAAACGTTCATGttctttcattttcatgtaAAGTAACATGATACACATACGTAATTCAAAAAATGAGTGGTCCATGTATATTTCTCTTCTTAAATTATTTCTAACTGGACCTTTCCACAAAGgacattttttttcctctctactggttatatatattatagatataACTTTTTACAACTCATTCAATCCACAAGTtataatctcattttataaGTTTGTCGGAGTATATTATAAAACAACCAACATTTATATTCCAATATATACGGAATAGTAAATAATGTTGAGTTACAAAAGTATTGACTCCAATAGCAAACTAagttaaaatacattaaaaaaaggaaagcaatactaaatgaattaaaaaaattaagagtaagaatcaaattcaaacattagaattttttacttttcttgaaaaataattttatattgattttttttctctaatacgttaacaaattaaaactatttcagaaaaaaaaaattatgaaatagcATTGGAGAATATATCAATCTCCTAAAATGAGCTACTAGGAAAACCATTAAGCTACTTTTAGCATCAATGCTAGGTGTGTTAGTAAAATTGTCAAACCAAAATAAGTGTTAGCTAGTCTAATGCTATGTAATAATGTATCATTTGATTAACACTTTGTTAATTGGTCATTAATGTTGATTCTATTGTTGGCTAGATTGATGGCTTTTCTTTAGGCTCTTAAATGAAAGagttcataaattttatttcacctaatgtaaatatcaaacaaatatcaaattttatatttacatgaAATAGGAAATTAGGTGTGTAAGTTGATTTCGTTTACATTATCCAAAATGtatgaattgattttatttgtaaagaAGTTGTATATGAGAGAGAAttcaactaaagaaaaaaatattgtgtaACACATggcaaaataaatataaaatgacatTTACAATCCACCACTGTATGTCTAAATAATGTTCTAAATTAAGTATTTGATGATAATCTATACccaataaaaagatattatgttttatagttgataacacattttattttattaataagtaATTAGATAGGTGTAATGTAATAAGTAAAAAGGTTCtaatcaaatataattaaaaaaagacaatTGAATTGtctccaaaaacaaaaaagaaagaaaacaaaaatccaaTAATCAACTTTCTCACGAGTACATGTCttataaagtttattaaaataaaaactctaaaGTTAACAACATATAACTTCtcaaataaacatataatatatttttaaagaatttaaaaaaaattagtaaaatatataattaagcaAGATAATCTGAAGTGTAACATCAAGACAATGTTTTACATCTTCTTAGTTCATGAAACACTCTATATTTACCAAGAACCTACATTAGATAAAGATTGTGCAtaaaaactgttattttataacaatcttcaaatattagtgaaaccttaaaatataaaataccctaattaataatattatatttattattaatgatattatGTTTATGAGATGTATTATGTACTTTTCAACATGCTTTCTGTATGAATTTGAAATagatgtaaaataattttttttataaattttaatatcattatatatttttataaatgacataatttattaactaaTCATATGACACGAGAAagttttacatttaataatcTAAATTTGTAATGTTTCTAAtgattagaaaataattaacaagtaatttgtatttataatttattttgtttggataaatatattttaattttgtttataaaattactgaaaatatttaaaatataccgTCCCTctttttataatcaatattaaaCTAACATACATGTCTAACTTTGTTTTTGtagattatttttcttctacGGAAACTATAAGAAGATTAAAAtggtaaatattttatttttctctataagTTTAGAGCTATAATTAAGTGTTATggatttaactaaaattattaaatagcacacttttgaattatttatttttaataatagaaaacaaatataacttttaattatttttcacatgTTTTTTgctatctatattttatccGTCATATTTATTCTCtacaagtaaaaataaaatagatagaaatataaaagaaaaattaaacacatGTTTGATGACTATaacataataaagaaaaattgaaataaaatatataaaaaaaattaaaagtctcAGTTATATCAGAAATCAGTACTGAATTTGAtggtttttgaattttgttattCTAAGGTGGAGACTGATGCATGAATGATTAAAAGAGTTTTAGAAGGTAAAGAGTGTAGTGATGCATGGTGAAAGAGTGTATAGatacataaaataaagaagAGTACGGTTAGAGGGATGTGGCATGAGGGTGATGCTCATGCGCTGGTATTGCAGGTCGGcgccttctctttctctttctctcaattCTCTAACCGTATTAATTCATCACTGTCCCACTTCATTTTAACCCATTAAACTATTCATCATGCGTTCCCACACACCTTCAATGCCCGAGTCAAccccttcttctcttcttctaatTGCACATTGTTTAAGGAGACACTCACATAAACCTAAGAGTCACtccatattattataattatcatcGCTCCACTCTTTACTTCAACACCTTtcacctcattcattcatttttctagctacctctctttttttcctttattaaaatttaaatatttaataccaAAAGAATACACGTACGATCACGATGTGGTGGCGCTCTGTTCCCCTTCATCCACACATAATGTTTGAGGCCACATGATTATTTTTATGGAAACCCGATCAAGTTACCTCTTTTTCACCATCCAAAATCTCTCTACCTCAATAAACTATTTACACCAAAGTTGATTCGTTCATTGTCATAGGGAAAACCAAACCCTCCCTTATGGAAACGCCACAAGTTTTTTCCAACCCCCAatgtttcttttaattcaatacTCCTTCTATACATACCTATACTTATGTCATTGTCTCacaatattttacaaaaattctcCCTACTCTTTCATCTAATTTTAACACCCACATATAGGATTATCTCTGAAAATTAATACTAATCagtaatttatataaatagttcAGGTAGGTAGAGGGAAGTGaagaatttgaatataaatgaaaaggataataataatatctcacGAAAAAGAAGCGGCTTTTCCGGTAAGAAAGGACAGGACGCAGAAAGGTATTTGAGGTGACACGTGGAATTATATGGAACGCAGGATATGGATGGGAAGTAATATGGGCCGTGAAGATGAGGTGAATGACATCCATTCCATTAGAAttagaatttttgtttttgataaaaaagaatgaGAAGACTGGTAACTTACTTACTGTGGAGTGGGTTTGTTTTTGTGATAGTACTCAGTTGCTAACTTAACCACACCACAGGCCACAGACACAAAAGAAGAAGTGgtcagaacaaaaaaaaaaaggtctcATAAACTCTGGCCAAGAATCAGAGGGagagagaaaacaaataaaGGAGAATGGGATTGGAAACTTAAATTAGAGGTGCAGCACACAGAACAGCACAGCAGAGAAGGCATGGCGGCGTTTGCAGTGCTGTAAATCGCGCTTTTGTGATTGTGGCTTCGCTCTAATTTATTAATGCACCTTGGCACTGGCCGAGGGAGAATGAGTTGAGGGCGCGATTAACGCTGCCCCGACACTGTTCCTCCTCTGTCCTCCACCAACAACCCTTCAAATCAATTCTCTCTTTAACCACCCACCCCACAACACCTATTACTACTACTTCTATCACTTAACCCATACCCAGAAAAATCAAGAGAGAGAAACACAGCACAAGCATACAAAAACCTAAAATttttaactgaaaaaaaaaaaaaaaaaatacaaaacaaaagatccCTAGTGGTTGTGTAGTTCTCTCTCACCTCTCTCCCAAATTGAGAACACAATTAATTGAAGCAGAATTCATTGTCGCGGATTGGagtattttagtaattaattatttatatttatagttgtgTGTAGAGAGGGTTGTTTGGTTGGAGATCGAGGTACTGTTCTTGATATGGATTTTCGAAGGACAGAAGCAGTAGAGGAGGCAGAAGAATGGCGGGTTTATTCTCACTAGGAGGTAGAGGGAACAACAACAACGAAGAGGAAATTCCTCCCCCTCCTGATACCCTATACTGGTATAACAACAAGAATGATGATGTTTCTTCTTATCACCGAGGAGGTGGCTTTGAGCTATGGAACCAACAGCAGttacaacagcaacaacaacactTTATGGGTCAGGGTCCTCCACAACCACGGCCTCTCTTTCACCAAGATCTATACTCCGCCTTGGGTGTTGGACCCAGCAGACCCATATCCGACGATCAGTCATCGTCAAGATCCAGCTTCATGGTGGGAGGAAGCGGGAGTGGAAGCGGTGGAATTAGCTGTCAGGACTGTGGGAACCAAGCTAAAAAGGATTGCCCTCACATGCGGTGCAGAACATGCTGCAAGAGCCGGGGCTTCGATTGCCAGACCCATGTCAAGAGCACATGGGTCCCCGCTTCACGCCGCCGCGAGAGACAGCAGCAACTCTCTGCGTTGCAACAAAACATGGAAACTTCTGGAGACCTTCCCAGAAGGCAGAGAGAAAGAGATCATAATAACCCCACTTCCTCTTCTCCTCTTGCTTGCACTCGCTTGCCTTCTAATCCCTCCTCTTCAGGTATATACCACTGCATATCACTATTGTCTTTGCTTTATACTTATTGAATACATTTTCGTCATCATGTTTTACTTCGTCTCGTCTTGTCACACTGCTACATACGCTACCACAAGCACCTCACAGTTTGGGTGATTGACTCCTGAGAGAGAgtaaagaaaaggaaagcaAAGAAAGGAAACGTGTATGTGTTACGAAAGAAAAGAATAACGGAGAGACCCGTCCAGCAAAATTCTCTGAAAAGATATATGCAGCGACTGCGAAAGTTTTAGAAGCATACATCCAAACAAGGACGGTATCGATTGCGTGTGTGAAgcaaaatttctctttttctcgcCTTTTTCTTTACCGCAACACTGTTATTTTAGTAGCCCTGACCTGACGATTAGATTGACAGTGAAGAAGAACCTGTTCGCACTCTCTCTCttactctctttctctctgagCGACTGACTGTACTCCTTATTTCTTTGCTAACACTCACTGGCGCATACCAACACAACACTACACATTCATTTTCAGCTTCGCTCTTTCTATCATATGTATTTGTCTCAGTATCTTTACTTAGATTCTATTTCCTTTGTTAACTCTCACAAACATAATTCATCTACTTCTAAAGTGCATCTAACCACTgacttgttttgttttgttttcactttctctctctacacATTTTACCCTATAAAAAAAGGGTTAGAGGAGGTGAATTTCCCGGCGGTGGTGAGATCTTCTGCGGAGTTCAGGTGCGTACGTGTGAGCTCGATAGATGAGGCGGAAGAGGAGTATGCGTACTCAACTGCTGTCAACATAGGAGGGCATGTGTTCAAAGGGATTTTATATGACTATGGTCCGGAAGGTAACAGTAACTTCTTGGGTGGTGCTGGGGAAAGCTCGTCCACTGGTGTTGGAGGTTTGAACCTCACTACTGGTGCCGTTGTCTCAGAGCCACTCCttgatccttcttcttccttgtaTCCAGCTCCTCTTAACACCTTCATGCCTGGTAGTGGTACGCAATTCTTCCCTCACCCACGATCTTGAACAAACAAAAGCCAAAACAAAGCAAACAAACAgaatttttatgttgtttttatgttttaatttactGCATCTTCACTCGCCAACTTCggttttttaactatttatgaTCATCTTGTAGTCTGAAATTGATGCTCATTCATTCCAATAGGCtgagaatgagaaaaaaaagtgaaaagaaaagaaaatgcagACCTGTCGCGTTTTGTTTTTTATGCAAATGCAAATCATCAATGCTTAATTAGTCTGATAATGTATCATTCTTGGTAATTAAGGATATACAAGTAGATAGCTAATGATATTTCATTTGTTTCCTTTTCTGTACGATATTAATGGACACCTGGTTCTGATATTGGGTTCTTCCGCGTCTTCGTGTATTTTTGTGATGGTTTTAGGGGTTGATTCTTGCCTTCGTTTGTTGAATTATATCACGCTGTCTGGTTTGTTCTCAACTACGAAGCTGCCTTTTCCCTGTTTATCCGTATGCTTGCCAGTTTGAAAATGAACCGGAAACACAATTTTGATCTTCGTTTGGACTAATTCTCCAGGGTGGTttcgacaaaaaaaaaatttcatcttttcttttaaaattaatttttcattcttgGGTATGGGCGTTCCAACCATGCATGAGCATTTCTCTCCCTCTTTCCCATGCGATGCTGTAATTCTAACATCCTACTCAATCTAAATTTGCACAGATGTGACGTTGATTACAGAAGAGGAAATATTGCTAATCAATATTCTCATCTTTAATGCACATGCAGCAACTATACGTATATAGGCTAACACTCCATTCTATGTCTAATGAGTATAGCTTATGGTATAAAACAAATTGTTGCTTGATCCAAAAACGctaaaatatgtaaaacaaaGGGAAAGGTTAAGATGTCAGCATAATTGGAAAACTTGTGATGCTACATGCTCTCTCTATCTCGTTACTGGCAACCCCTGTAGTCTCTGATCAGTGTCATGTAATTCAGTCCTCCATGAGATGTCTGCTAATGTCTTATAATTACATATTACAACAAAATAACCCGTAGATAATAACTACCCTATTATAGATAGTCAACTTTTTCTGATGTGAGTCACGCAATGtgttcttattttatatattgtttaatcttatttaacatgatttttattttaatagttgaTATATGACAGATATGGCAAAAAAATGAAGGTAGAGAAAAATACTAAATTCCATTTATTTATtctgtattttatttaatgtttttaaacaacattttttacACAACAAGAAAAATACTAACATCCCTATGTCTTTATTGTgcattttatttaatgtttttaaacattaaaacaaccttttattctaataattaatatattttcaatagaATTTTTTACATCTATTTGATGAAAATATTTCACATTCCATATGGCTTGATTTTTGAGTTGTGTAATATGCTTCATTTCCTACTCCCAAAACATATATGCATATATGTAACACAAACCATGAGTTGTTGCAATTCACCTTCTTTTCTCTATGTCAACACTCCTTAGGTCTGCAATATTCACCTGCCCATTTACACCCTTTGTAATGGAATTTTTCATAGATTTTCAAATATTAGCATCTTACCATAAAGTTTTATCTGAAATATTGAAgacatgaaaatataattaattttgtatgaaTGCATCATTAATGTGCGCAACGATAATAGAgacatttgttataaaaatgtCACTTATGAGGAAGGAATAATGCATGAAGGTGTTGCAATCTGACATACTTCTGATCTTCCTGATTCTTTTAGTTTGTCTCTGGTTTCTGAAAAGCTTTTCTGTTAGGATTTGACTACTTATGGTTTATAAGTTTAATATCTGGTGGACTTGACACTTCATTGATCATAATGGTTAGTCTTCCCTAGCATATGAAGTTTGGAGTTTATATTAAGTGTTCAAAATCTACGCCATTATGCTAATATTCTTTCTTGTACTTAAAGCTGTTCTGATTTTGAGTTTTAGTTTCATATTTGGTTGGTCAAGGTTCACGGATTTGTCagaactttttgtttttatctatgaACTTAGCCGTGTGGAATTatttgtatgtattttgtgtttgtgtattaAAAGGTTAACTAACGAACCAAGGTTCTATCTgctaagtattttttttatcatgttatttaattgtttaagatgtaaaaagtaaaaatattaaaagtttgtTACTATCATAAGTGTGTTTACTTTGAAGG harbors:
- the LOC108335165 gene encoding protein SHI RELATED SEQUENCE 1, which encodes MAGLFSLGGRGNNNNEEEIPPPPDTLYWYNNKNDDVSSYHRGGGFELWNQQQLQQQQQHFMGQGPPQPRPLFHQDLYSALGVGPSRPISDDQSSSRSSFMVGGSGSGSGGISCQDCGNQAKKDCPHMRCRTCCKSRGFDCQTHVKSTWVPASRRRERQQQLSALQQNMETSGDLPRRQRERDHNNPTSSSPLACTRLPSNPSSSGLEEVNFPAVVRSSAEFRCVRVSSIDEAEEEYAYSTAVNIGGHVFKGILYDYGPEGNSNFLGGAGESSSTGVGGLNLTTGAVVSEPLLDPSSSLYPAPLNTFMPGSGTQFFPHPRS